The following are encoded in a window of Bacillota bacterium genomic DNA:
- the hemW gene encoding radical SAM family heme chaperone HemW, which yields KNIRKNFNLAKNAEITVEANPFSAAKKTLKTLKRAGVNRLSIGVQSANESELKKLGRLHSFSDFEHTYKTARLLKFKNISVDIMYGIPDQTWESLCETLDKIIALAPEHISLYGLKIEEGTPFFEARDRLALPDEDTEADMYFAAAEKLEKAGYNQYEISNFAKNGYECKHNLKYWNCDEYLGLGTAASSYLNGRRFSFVKDIKLYNKVLLHESGENILSEYLEVPQNENIGEYVMLRFRLNDGISKEAFRLRFHNKNFDEMFYKKLEPFIKSGHVEITSDGYAFNRKGFYISNYILARILDF from the coding sequence AAAAATATCCGCAAAAATTTTAACTTGGCAAAAAACGCAGAGATTACCGTGGAAGCAAACCCATTTTCAGCAGCTAAAAAAACACTTAAGACTCTTAAGCGGGCCGGTGTAAATAGACTGAGTATCGGTGTGCAGTCTGCTAATGAAAGCGAGCTTAAAAAGCTCGGAAGACTGCACAGTTTTTCTGATTTTGAACATACATACAAAACCGCAAGGCTTTTGAAATTCAAGAATATAAGCGTGGACATCATGTATGGTATACCTGATCAGACTTGGGAAAGCCTCTGTGAAACTCTAGACAAAATAATTGCACTTGCGCCAGAGCATATTTCTTTATATGGGCTAAAGATTGAAGAGGGCACCCCATTTTTTGAGGCTCGTGACCGTCTGGCTCTTCCAGATGAAGATACAGAGGCTGACATGTACTTCGCCGCTGCTGAAAAACTTGAAAAAGCAGGATACAATCAGTATGAAATATCTAATTTCGCAAAGAATGGATATGAATGCAAACATAATTTGAAATATTGGAATTGCGACGAATACCTGGGGCTTGGAACTGCTGCATCCTCATATTTAAACGGAAGAAGATTTTCATTTGTAAAAGACATCAAATTGTATAATAAGGTGTTATTGCACGAATCCGGAGAAAACATACTTTCAGAATATCTTGAAGTGCCTCAGAATGAAAATATCGGCGAATATGTAATGCTTAGATTCCGGCTTAATGATGGAATCTCAAAAGAGGCTTTCAGGCTTCGCTTTCACAATAAAAATTTTGATGAAATGTTTTATAAAAAGCTTGAACCTTTTATCAAAAGCGGACATGTTGAAATCACAAGCGATGGTTATGCTTTTAATCGAAAGGGATTTTATATTTCAAATTACATCCTGGCTAGAATACTCGATTTTTAG